The Ovis canadensis isolate MfBH-ARS-UI-01 breed Bighorn chromosome 18, ARS-UI_OviCan_v2, whole genome shotgun sequence genome has a segment encoding these proteins:
- the TRAF3 gene encoding TNF receptor-associated factor 3 isoform X1: MEPSKKLDAAGTLPANPPLKLHPERGAGPAVLVPEQGGYKERFVKAVEDKYKCEKCRLVLCSPKQTECGHRFCETCMGALLSSSSPKCTACQEVIIKDKVFKDNCCKREILALQIFCRNEGRGCAEQLALGHLLVHLKNDCQFEELPCVRADCKERVLRKDLRDHVEKACKYREATCSHCKSQVPMVTLQKHEDTECPCVAVPCPHKCGVQTLLRSELSAHLSECVNAPSTCSFKRYGCVFQGTNQQIKAHEASSAVQHVNLLKEWSNSLEKKVSLLQNESVEKNKSIQSLHNQICSFEIEIERQKEMLRNNESKILHLQRVIDSQAEKLKELDKEIRPFRQNWEEADSMKSSVESLQNRVTELESVDKSAGQVARNTGLLESQLSRHDQMLSVHDIRLADMDLRFQVLETASYNGVLIWKIRDYKRRKQEAVMGKTLSLYSQPFYTGYFGYKMCARVYLNGDGMGKGTHLSLFFVIMRGEYDALLPWPFKQKVTLMLMDQGSSRRHLGDAFKPDPNSSSFKKPTGEMNIASGCPVFVAQTVLENGTYIKDDTIFIKVIVDTSDLPDP, from the exons ATGGAGCCCAGTAAGAAGCTGGATGCGGCCGGCACCCTGCCTGCCAACCCCCCGCTGAAGCTGCACCCTGAGCGTGGAGCCGGGCCGGCCGTGCTGGTCCCCGAGCAGGGCGGCTACAAGGAGCGCTTTGTCAAGGCCGTGGAGGACAAGTACAAGTGCGAGAAGTGCCGCCTGGTGCTCTGCAGCCCCAAGCAGACGGAGTGCGGGCACCGCTTCTGTGAGACCTGCATGGGCGCCCTGCTCAG CTCCTCCAGCCCAAAATGTACTGCTTGTCAAGAAGTCATCATCAAAGACAAG GTGTTTAAGGATAATTGCTGCAAGAGGGAGATTCTGGCCCTTCAGATATTCTGTCGGAACGAGGGCCGGGGCTGTGCGGAGCAGCTGGCCCTGGGGCACCTGCTG GTGCATTTGAAGAATGACTGCCAGTTTGAGGAGCTTCCGTGTGTCCGTGCTGACTGCAAAGAGAGAGTGCTGAGGAAGGACCTGCGTGACCACGTGGAGAAGGCCTGTAAATACCGCGAGGCCACGTGCAGCCACTGCAAGAGCCAGGTCCCGATGGTCACGTTGCAG aaACACGAAGATACGGAGTGTCCCTGCGTGGCGGTGCCCTGCCCGCACAAGTGCGGCGTCCAGACCCTCCTGAGGAGCGAG TTGAGTGCACACTTGTCAGAGTGTGTCAATGCCCCCAGCACCTGTAGTTTTAAGCGCTATGGCTGCGTTTTTCAG GGGACAAACCAGCAGATCAAGGCCCACGAGGCCAGCTCCGCGGTGCAGCACGTCAACCTGCTCAAGGAGTGGAGCAACTCCCTGGAGAAGAAG GTTTCCTTGCTGCAGAATGAAAGTGTAGAAAAAAACAAGAGCATACAGAGTCTGCACAACCAGATATGTAGCTTCGAAATTGAAATTGAGAGACAGAAGGAAATGCTTCGAAATAATGAATCCAAAATCCTCCATTTACAG CGAGTCATCGACAGCCAAGCAGAGAAACTGAAGGAGCTCGACAAGGAGATCCGGCCCTTCCGGCAGAACTGGGAGGAGGCAGACAGCATGAAGAGCAGCGTGGAGTCCCTCCAGAACCGGGTGACCGAGCTGGAGAGCGTGGACAAGAGCGCAGGGCAGGTGGCGCGCAACACAG GCTTGCTGGAGTCGCAGCTGAGCCGGCACGACCAGATGCTGAGCGTGCACGACATCCGCCTGGCGGACATGGACCTGCGCTTCCAGGTCCTGGAGACCGCCAGCTACAACGGCGTGCTCATCTGGAAGATCCGCGACTACAAGCGGCGGAAGCAGGAGGCCGTGATGGGCAAGACGCTGTCGCTGTACAGCCAGCCCTTCTACACCGGCTACTTCGGCTACAAGATGTGCGCCAGGGTCTACCTGAACGGGGACGGCATGGGCAAGGGCACGCACCTCTCGCTCTTCTTCGTCATCATGCGCGGCGAGTACGACGCGCTGCTGCCCTGGCCCTTCAAGCAGAAAGTGACGCTCATGCTGATGGACCAGGGGTCCTCGCGGCGGCACCTGGGGGATGCGTTCAAGCCGGACCCCAACAGCAGCAGCTTCAAGAAGCCCACTGGGGAGATGAACATCGCCTCCGGGTGCCCTGTCTTCGTGGCCCAGACTGTGCTGGAGAACGGGACGTACATCAAAGACGACACCATTTTTATCAAAGTCATAGTGGATACTTCGGACCTGCCGGACCCCTGA
- the TRAF3 gene encoding TNF receptor-associated factor 3 isoform X2, with translation MEPSKKLDAAGTLPANPPLKLHPERGAGPAVLVPEQGGYKERFVKAVEDKYKCEKCRLVLCSPKQTECGHRFCETCMGALLSSSSPKCTACQEVIIKDKVFKDNCCKREILALQIFCRNEGRGCAEQLALGHLLVHLKNDCQFEELPCVRADCKERVLRKDLRDHVEKACKYREATCSHCKSQVPMVTLQKHEDTECPCVAVPCPHKCGVQTLLRSEGTNQQIKAHEASSAVQHVNLLKEWSNSLEKKVSLLQNESVEKNKSIQSLHNQICSFEIEIERQKEMLRNNESKILHLQRVIDSQAEKLKELDKEIRPFRQNWEEADSMKSSVESLQNRVTELESVDKSAGQVARNTGLLESQLSRHDQMLSVHDIRLADMDLRFQVLETASYNGVLIWKIRDYKRRKQEAVMGKTLSLYSQPFYTGYFGYKMCARVYLNGDGMGKGTHLSLFFVIMRGEYDALLPWPFKQKVTLMLMDQGSSRRHLGDAFKPDPNSSSFKKPTGEMNIASGCPVFVAQTVLENGTYIKDDTIFIKVIVDTSDLPDP, from the exons ATGGAGCCCAGTAAGAAGCTGGATGCGGCCGGCACCCTGCCTGCCAACCCCCCGCTGAAGCTGCACCCTGAGCGTGGAGCCGGGCCGGCCGTGCTGGTCCCCGAGCAGGGCGGCTACAAGGAGCGCTTTGTCAAGGCCGTGGAGGACAAGTACAAGTGCGAGAAGTGCCGCCTGGTGCTCTGCAGCCCCAAGCAGACGGAGTGCGGGCACCGCTTCTGTGAGACCTGCATGGGCGCCCTGCTCAG CTCCTCCAGCCCAAAATGTACTGCTTGTCAAGAAGTCATCATCAAAGACAAG GTGTTTAAGGATAATTGCTGCAAGAGGGAGATTCTGGCCCTTCAGATATTCTGTCGGAACGAGGGCCGGGGCTGTGCGGAGCAGCTGGCCCTGGGGCACCTGCTG GTGCATTTGAAGAATGACTGCCAGTTTGAGGAGCTTCCGTGTGTCCGTGCTGACTGCAAAGAGAGAGTGCTGAGGAAGGACCTGCGTGACCACGTGGAGAAGGCCTGTAAATACCGCGAGGCCACGTGCAGCCACTGCAAGAGCCAGGTCCCGATGGTCACGTTGCAG aaACACGAAGATACGGAGTGTCCCTGCGTGGCGGTGCCCTGCCCGCACAAGTGCGGCGTCCAGACCCTCCTGAGGAGCGAG GGGACAAACCAGCAGATCAAGGCCCACGAGGCCAGCTCCGCGGTGCAGCACGTCAACCTGCTCAAGGAGTGGAGCAACTCCCTGGAGAAGAAG GTTTCCTTGCTGCAGAATGAAAGTGTAGAAAAAAACAAGAGCATACAGAGTCTGCACAACCAGATATGTAGCTTCGAAATTGAAATTGAGAGACAGAAGGAAATGCTTCGAAATAATGAATCCAAAATCCTCCATTTACAG CGAGTCATCGACAGCCAAGCAGAGAAACTGAAGGAGCTCGACAAGGAGATCCGGCCCTTCCGGCAGAACTGGGAGGAGGCAGACAGCATGAAGAGCAGCGTGGAGTCCCTCCAGAACCGGGTGACCGAGCTGGAGAGCGTGGACAAGAGCGCAGGGCAGGTGGCGCGCAACACAG GCTTGCTGGAGTCGCAGCTGAGCCGGCACGACCAGATGCTGAGCGTGCACGACATCCGCCTGGCGGACATGGACCTGCGCTTCCAGGTCCTGGAGACCGCCAGCTACAACGGCGTGCTCATCTGGAAGATCCGCGACTACAAGCGGCGGAAGCAGGAGGCCGTGATGGGCAAGACGCTGTCGCTGTACAGCCAGCCCTTCTACACCGGCTACTTCGGCTACAAGATGTGCGCCAGGGTCTACCTGAACGGGGACGGCATGGGCAAGGGCACGCACCTCTCGCTCTTCTTCGTCATCATGCGCGGCGAGTACGACGCGCTGCTGCCCTGGCCCTTCAAGCAGAAAGTGACGCTCATGCTGATGGACCAGGGGTCCTCGCGGCGGCACCTGGGGGATGCGTTCAAGCCGGACCCCAACAGCAGCAGCTTCAAGAAGCCCACTGGGGAGATGAACATCGCCTCCGGGTGCCCTGTCTTCGTGGCCCAGACTGTGCTGGAGAACGGGACGTACATCAAAGACGACACCATTTTTATCAAAGTCATAGTGGATACTTCGGACCTGCCGGACCCCTGA